One region of Miscanthus floridulus cultivar M001 chromosome 19, ASM1932011v1, whole genome shotgun sequence genomic DNA includes:
- the LOC136525190 gene encoding (R)-mandelonitrile lyase-like, with amino-acid sequence MATIPARLHYHLVVVVVFILLLVPSLTAAQSRAFGGPQPAYARYLVDAAATPAVELYDYIVVGGGTAGCPLAATLAGPGGGRVLLLERGGAPSEFPALATAGGFVRTLAMADPAPESDAPAQGFTSEDGVPNVRARVLGGGTAINAGFYSRAHPEWFRGHAEDAEATNWDKPLVNASYEWVERLMTFQPAVHGWQAAVRAALLEANVTPWNGFTVDHVTGTKVGATTFDASGRRRSAADLLAFARPSRLRVAVRATVTLIITNPIDPAARRGRSPQPTIAAIGVVYQDRLLDQHQALLRPGGEVILSAGALGSPQLLLLSGIGPATDLSNLGIPVSADIPDVGKHMYDNPRNGISFIPSVPIDHSLIQVVGIPSANGTASYLEAASYIVPLAPELRSSSPFLGSSSPLYVTVATIMEKVPGPLSEGSLWLSSTNPLESPALRFNYLSRPEDLARCILGVRHVAEVLEGRALDGFRSAVGLTNRRGGSVRRDFRIVGTALPVDWKTNDRALANYCQRTVATLWHYHGGCVVGKVVDRNFRVIGARAIRVVDASTFSETPGTNPQATILMMGRYVGLKMIEERHSRRPVTPP; translated from the exons ATGGCCACCATCCCGGCGCGGCTCCACTaccacctcgtcgtcgtcgtcgtcttcatcctcCTCCTCGTGCCGTCCCTCACCGCCGCTCAGTCCCGCGCTTTCGGAG GGCCGCAGCCGGCGTACGCGCGGTACCTGGTCGATGCGGCGGCGACGCCGGCGGTGGAGCTGTACGATTACATAGTCGTGGGCGGCGGCACGGCGGGGTGCCCGCTCGCGGCCACGCTGGCGGGGCCCGGCGGCGGGCGGGTGCTCCTGCTCGAGCGCGGCGGCGCGCCCAGCGAGTTCCCCGCGCTCGCCACGGCGGGCGGGTTCGTGAGGACGCTCGCCATGGCGGACCCGGCCCCGGAGTCCGACGCgccagcgcaggggttcacgtcgGAGGACGGCGTCCCTAACGTGCGCGCGCGCGTGCTCGGCGGCGGCACGGCCATCAACGCCGGGTTCTACTCGCGCGCGCACCCGGAATGGTTTCGCGGCCACGCTGAG GATGCTGAGGCGACGAATTGGGATAAGCCTCTGGTGAACGCGTCATACGAGTGGGTGGAGAGGCTGATGACGTTCCAGCCGGCGGTGCATGGGTGGCAGGCGGCGGTGAGGGCGGCGCTGCTGGAAGCAAATGTGACGCCGTGGAACGGCTTCACGGTGGACCACGTCACTGGCACAAAGGTCGGTGCCACGACCTTTGATGCATCAGGTCGACGGCGCAGCGCTGCGGACCTCCTTGCGTTTGCCCGTCCTAGCCGTCTCCGGGTTGCCGTCCGTGCTACAGTTACTCTCATCATCACCAACCCGATTGACCCTG CTGCGCGCCGTGGAAGGTCTCCACAACCAACAATTGCAGCAATTGGTGTTGTGTACCAGGACCGTCTCCTCGATCAGCACCAAGCCCTCCTGCGCCCAGGTGGGGAGGTTATACTTTCAGCAGGTGCCCTGGGGAGTCCCCAATTGCTGCTGCTCAGTGGCATCGGCCCTGCTACTGATCTTTCCAACCTCGGTATCCCTGTTTCTGCTGACATCCCCGATGTCGGCAAACATATGTACGACAACCCTCGCAATGGCATCTCCTTCATCCCGTCAGTTCCTATTGATCACTCTCTTATTCAGGTCGTTGGCATCCCGTCAGCTAATGGAACTGCCTCATACCTTGAGGCAGCATCATACATTGTCCCACTTGCTCCAGAGTTGAGATCTTCTAGTCCTTTCCTTGGCTCGTCTTCTCCACTCTATGTTACTGTTGCAACTATCATGGAAAAGGTTCCTGGACCATTATCTGAAGGTTCACTATGGCTTTCATCAACGAATCCATTGGAGAGTCCTGCTCTGCGCTTCAACTACTTGAGCCGTCCTGAGGACTTGGCACGATGTATCCTGGGTGTGCGTCATGTGGCAGAAGTGCTTGAGGGCAGAGCATTGGACGGATTTCGTTCAGCAGTTGGATTGACGAATAGAAGAGGAGGGTCTGTTAGGAGGGACTTCAGGATTGTTGGGACAGCACTGCCAGTTGACTGGAAAACAAACGATAGAGCTCTAGCAAACTACTGCCAGCGGACTGTGGCAACGTTATGGCATTATCATGGAGGGTGTGTCGTTGGGAAGGTGGTTGATAGGAATTTCCGGGTAATTGGTGCCCGTGCAATTCGTGTGGTGGATGCATCAACGTTCAGTGAGACACCTGGGACAAATCCTCAGGCTACAATCTTGATGATGGGCAG GTATGTGGGGTTGAAGATGATTGAGGAAAGACACAGTAGAAGGCCGGTTACACCGCCATAG